A single Pseudomonadota bacterium DNA region contains:
- a CDS encoding cation-transporting P-type ATPase encodes MAIDTEIDNPNNWHTLSAQNALAGVDSSTEGLCDTQVAERRRRYGFNRLRPPKKSGPLARFLFQFHNVLIYVLLAAAAMTAFLAHWVDTGVILAVVVLNALIGFIQEGKAEKALDAIRGMLSQQASVRRNGHQTLVDAAELVPGDIVFVQSGDKVPADLRLIHTRELQIEEAMLTGESVPAEKSTAAVAEDAPLGDREGMVYSGTLVTYGQGTGVVVAIGDATEIGRISTLLRDVQTLTTPLLRKMAGFARWLTGAILVIAALTFFFGIWVRDYSTTEMFLAGVGLAVAAIPEGLPAIMTITLAIGVQRMARRNAIIRRLPAVETLGAVTTICSDKTGTLTRNEMTATAVVTATGMFEVNGSGYDPHGCFVLDNREVELSDYPILRELARASALCNDARLSQRDGQWLLEGDPTEGALLTLGMKAGLDLDFQQEEWPRTDIIPFESQHRFMATLHHDHAGHGFAYVKGAPERLLEMCDHQRMRGEDLPLDLTYWHVQMNRMAQKGQRLLAIAWKATMDDRRALAFGDVETGLTLIGLVGIMDPPREEAIQAVRLCQSAGIQVKMITGDHAVTATAIGLQMGIGDGTRVVTGPELDAMDDSTLRDAVLGTDVFARTSPEHKLRLVQALQAADQVVAMTGDGVNDAPALKRADVGIAMGRKGTEVAKEAAEMVLADDNFASIAHAVEEGRTVFDNLKKAIIFILPTNGGEALAVIAAILFGMQLPITPVQILWVNMITAVTLALALAFEPAEARVMARPPRDPGEPLLSRLLVWRIVFVSLILVTGTFGLFVWDITRGGELAHARTVAVNTLVMYEIFYLFNSRYLTASVLNRNGLVGNRWALVAIGVLLVFQLAFTYFGPLQKLFDTRALEAQQWGIIILVASSVLFLVEIEKALIRKRNAPSTPHRPTPGHL; translated from the coding sequence ATGGCGATCGACACCGAAATAGACAATCCTAACAATTGGCACACCTTGAGTGCGCAGAATGCGCTCGCGGGTGTCGACAGCAGTACCGAAGGATTGTGCGATACGCAGGTCGCCGAGCGCCGGCGGCGCTACGGATTCAATCGGCTGCGACCGCCAAAGAAAAGCGGGCCGCTGGCTCGCTTCCTGTTTCAGTTCCACAACGTTTTGATCTATGTCCTGCTCGCCGCGGCAGCAATGACGGCCTTTCTCGCGCATTGGGTCGATACCGGCGTCATCCTCGCCGTGGTTGTCCTCAACGCCCTGATTGGTTTCATTCAGGAAGGCAAGGCGGAAAAGGCCCTGGACGCCATCCGCGGCATGCTCTCGCAACAGGCTTCGGTGCGGCGCAACGGCCACCAGACTCTGGTGGACGCCGCGGAGCTCGTGCCTGGCGATATCGTCTTCGTTCAGTCGGGCGACAAGGTACCGGCGGACCTGCGGCTCATCCATACAAGGGAGCTGCAGATCGAAGAGGCCATGCTGACCGGCGAGTCGGTGCCCGCGGAAAAATCGACCGCGGCCGTCGCGGAGGATGCACCGCTGGGCGATCGCGAAGGGATGGTGTACTCGGGTACCCTGGTGACCTACGGGCAGGGCACCGGGGTTGTGGTCGCCATCGGCGATGCCACCGAAATAGGCCGCATCAGCACCCTGCTGCGCGATGTTCAGACGCTCACCACGCCCCTGCTACGCAAGATGGCGGGATTCGCCCGCTGGTTGACCGGCGCCATCCTGGTTATAGCCGCGCTGACTTTTTTCTTCGGTATCTGGGTCCGTGATTACAGCACCACCGAGATGTTCCTGGCCGGGGTAGGACTGGCCGTGGCAGCGATTCCCGAGGGATTGCCCGCCATCATGACCATTACGCTGGCCATTGGCGTTCAGCGCATGGCCCGGCGCAATGCCATCATTCGTCGCCTGCCCGCAGTCGAGACGCTGGGGGCTGTCACCACCATCTGCTCCGACAAGACCGGCACCCTCACCCGCAACGAAATGACCGCCACCGCGGTTGTCACCGCCACCGGCATGTTCGAGGTGAACGGTAGTGGTTACGACCCCCATGGCTGCTTTGTGCTGGATAACCGGGAGGTCGAGTTATCCGACTACCCCATACTCCGTGAGCTCGCGCGCGCCTCAGCGCTCTGCAACGACGCCCGTCTCAGCCAGCGCGATGGGCAATGGCTGCTGGAGGGTGATCCGACCGAGGGTGCGCTGCTCACATTGGGGATGAAAGCGGGACTGGATCTCGACTTCCAACAGGAGGAGTGGCCGCGCACCGATATCATTCCCTTCGAATCGCAGCACCGCTTCATGGCCACCCTCCACCACGATCACGCCGGTCACGGATTCGCCTATGTCAAGGGAGCACCCGAACGCCTGTTGGAGATGTGTGACCATCAGCGGATGCGCGGTGAGGACCTCCCGCTGGATCTCACGTATTGGCACGTGCAGATGAATCGCATGGCACAGAAAGGACAACGCCTGCTCGCCATCGCCTGGAAAGCGACCATGGATGATCGTCGTGCTCTCGCCTTTGGCGATGTCGAGACCGGCCTGACGCTGATTGGCCTCGTCGGCATCATGGACCCGCCGCGCGAAGAGGCCATCCAGGCGGTGCGGCTGTGCCAGTCCGCCGGTATCCAGGTCAAGATGATCACGGGTGACCATGCCGTCACCGCGACGGCCATCGGCTTGCAGATGGGCATTGGCGACGGTACCCGCGTCGTTACCGGACCCGAACTGGATGCCATGGACGACAGCACCTTGCGCGATGCCGTGCTCGGGACCGATGTCTTCGCCCGTACCAGCCCGGAGCACAAATTGCGCCTGGTCCAGGCGCTGCAGGCTGCCGATCAGGTGGTGGCCATGACCGGCGACGGGGTCAACGACGCGCCTGCGCTGAAACGCGCCGATGTCGGCATCGCCATGGGCCGCAAAGGCACCGAGGTGGCCAAGGAGGCGGCCGAAATGGTGCTGGCCGACGATAACTTTGCCTCCATCGCCCACGCCGTCGAAGAGGGGCGCACCGTCTTCGACAACCTGAAAAAGGCCATCATCTTCATCCTCCCCACCAACGGCGGGGAGGCACTGGCGGTGATCGCTGCCATCCTGTTCGGCATGCAGTTGCCTATCACCCCGGTGCAGATCCTGTGGGTCAACATGATCACCGCGGTCACCCTGGCGCTGGCACTGGCGTTCGAACCCGCGGAGGCCCGGGTCATGGCCCGCCCGCCACGCGATCCTGGAGAACCGCTGCTGTCGCGGCTGCTGGTCTGGCGCATCGTGTTCGTGTCGCTGATCCTGGTAACCGGCACCTTCGGACTCTTCGTGTGGGACATCACGCGCGGCGGCGAGCTCGCCCACGCCCGAACCGTCGCCGTCAACACCTTGGTGATGTATGAGATCTTCTACCTCTTCAACTCCCGTTATCTCACGGCGTCGGTGCTCAACCGTAATGGACTGGTCGGCAACCGCTGGGCGCTGGTCGCGATCGGAGTGTTGCTCGTTTTTCAGCTCGCTTTCACCTATTTCGGCCCGCTGCAGAAGCTGTTCGACACCCGCGCCCTGGAAGCTCAGCAATGGGGGATCATCATTCTTGTGGCCTCATCGGTCTTATTCCTGGTCGAAATTGAAAAGGCGCTGATCCGGAAGCGAAACGCCCCATCCACCCCTCATCGGCCCACCCCAGGACATCTTTGA
- a CDS encoding MBL fold metallo-hydrolase: protein MATLSFHGAAQQVTGSCYLIDTGNHRVLLECGMVQGEPEDNAAPTFPFDPREIDAVVLSHAHLDHSGRIPALVRNGFSGPIYLTRASYALIELLHKDAAHLELKDTEWENRRRQRSGKPPIEPLFTLDDVETALELRSPQRYGERFEVVPGIECCFRDAGHILGSAIVELWIAIENETRKLVFSGDLGNQCSPLMHDPEVVEDADLLLIESTYGDRDHRPHDETLEEFQAALAAAAQSGGNVLIPSFAVGRTQDLIYYLGDLHREGRLAQQAVFLDSPMAIEASTIYTRFTKLFNSDDPEFREAMHHDWSQWLPILQYSRTAEQSMALNQIKGGAIIIAGSGMCTGGRIRHHLKHNLWRRDAHVVIVGYQARGTPGRALIDGAEKLKLLGEEIAVRATIHTLGGFSAHAGQSQLLEWAGHFKESRPRLFLVHGENEKMLILQRAFLDRHGWNAAIPTRGETITL from the coding sequence ATGGCAACTCTGAGTTTTCACGGCGCGGCACAACAGGTCACCGGCTCCTGCTATCTCATCGACACCGGCAACCACCGTGTGCTGTTGGAATGCGGCATGGTGCAAGGCGAACCGGAGGACAACGCGGCACCGACTTTCCCATTCGATCCGCGCGAAATCGATGCGGTCGTGCTCTCCCATGCGCACCTCGACCACTCGGGGCGCATCCCGGCGCTGGTGCGCAACGGCTTCTCCGGCCCCATCTATTTGACCCGCGCCAGTTATGCCTTGATCGAATTGCTGCACAAGGATGCCGCCCACCTGGAGCTGAAAGACACCGAATGGGAGAATCGCCGTCGCCAACGCTCGGGCAAGCCCCCCATCGAACCGCTGTTCACACTCGACGATGTGGAGACGGCGTTGGAGTTGCGCTCCCCGCAACGCTACGGCGAACGCTTCGAGGTGGTGCCCGGAATCGAGTGCTGTTTTCGCGATGCCGGCCACATCCTCGGTTCGGCGATCGTCGAGTTGTGGATCGCGATCGAAAATGAGACCCGCAAGCTGGTGTTTTCGGGGGATCTTGGCAACCAATGCTCACCGCTGATGCACGATCCCGAGGTGGTCGAAGATGCCGATCTATTGCTGATCGAATCCACCTACGGAGACCGCGATCACCGCCCGCACGATGAAACCCTCGAAGAGTTTCAGGCCGCCCTGGCCGCCGCGGCGCAGAGCGGTGGCAACGTCCTGATCCCCTCTTTCGCGGTTGGCCGCACGCAGGATCTCATCTACTACCTGGGCGACCTTCACCGTGAAGGTCGGCTCGCCCAGCAGGCGGTTTTCCTCGACAGCCCGATGGCCATCGAGGCCAGTACCATTTACACCCGCTTCACCAAGCTCTTCAACAGCGATGACCCCGAGTTTCGTGAAGCCATGCACCACGACTGGAGCCAGTGGCTGCCCATCCTCCAATACAGCCGTACCGCCGAGCAATCCATGGCGTTGAACCAGATCAAGGGTGGCGCCATCATCATCGCCGGTAGCGGCATGTGCACGGGTGGCCGCATTCGCCATCATCTGAAACACAACCTGTGGCGGCGCGACGCCCATGTGGTGATCGTCGGTTATCAGGCCCGCGGCACTCCCGGTCGGGCCCTTATCGACGGTGCCGAAAAATTGAAACTGCTGGGCGAGGAGATCGCAGTGCGCGCCACCATCCATACCCTGGGCGGCTTCTCCGCCCACGCCGGGCAGTCGCAGCTGCTGGAGTGGGCCGGCCACTTCAAAGAGTCGAGACCCCGACTCTTTCTGGTGCACGGCGAAAACGAGAAGATGCTGATCCTGCAGCGTGCCTTCCTCGACCGTCACGGCTGGAATGCGGCGATTCCCACTCGGGGCGAGACCATCACCCTTTGA
- a CDS encoding Fe3+-siderophores ABC transporter protein: protein MRVISLVPSWTETLIACGIEVVGRTRYCIHPAAAVSGIPVLGGTKQLDWSRWRHLRADLVVMDREENTQTIADECPFPVFPTHIRAVDDVSATCAALAERLENVELRTIGERWRRIVGRAPVPRALSQLPGVVDWWRRPKVEPRQCIYLIWRKPWMSIGHDTFIASMLTHLGCGWALPRYSEPYPVIELPQPGDPQPLLLFSTEPYPFERYRAELLKLPFPMALVDGEAFSWFGIRSLAFLERQREV from the coding sequence ATGCGTGTCATCTCGCTGGTCCCCTCCTGGACCGAGACGCTCATCGCCTGCGGTATCGAGGTGGTCGGGCGTACCCGTTACTGCATTCATCCCGCCGCAGCCGTATCCGGCATCCCGGTGCTCGGCGGCACCAAGCAGCTCGACTGGTCGCGGTGGCGGCACCTGCGGGCAGACCTGGTGGTGATGGATCGCGAAGAGAATACCCAGACGATAGCCGATGAATGCCCATTTCCCGTCTTCCCCACCCATATCCGGGCCGTGGACGACGTTTCGGCGACCTGTGCTGCGCTGGCTGAGCGGCTTGAGAACGTCGAGCTGCGGACGATCGGTGAGCGCTGGCGGCGCATCGTCGGCAGAGCCCCAGTTCCCAGAGCACTGAGTCAACTGCCCGGTGTTGTCGACTGGTGGCGTCGCCCCAAGGTCGAGCCCCGGCAGTGCATCTACCTCATCTGGCGCAAGCCCTGGATGAGCATCGGTCACGATACCTTCATCGCCTCCATGCTCACGCACCTCGGTTGCGGATGGGCGCTGCCACGCTACAGCGAACCCTACCCGGTTATCGAATTACCGCAACCCGGCGATCCACAGCCGCTGCTGCTCTTCTCCACCGAGCCCTATCCCTTCGAACGGTACAGGGCAGAACTACTCAAGCTGCCCTTTCCCATGGCACTCGTGGACGGTGAAGCTTTCAGCTGGTTCGGCATCCGGTCGCTGGCGTTTCTGGAACGTCAACGCGAGGTCTGA
- a CDS encoding glycine zipper 2TM domain-containing protein produces the protein MKTQNKLLIATLTATVFAGSAYAGGHNAGRHTYRDSAKVIDVTPIYRQIEVSTPREECWQEQVTYEAPAGRSSATPVILGSIIGGVIGNQIGDGRGRKIATVAGTLLGASIGADNAHANTRYAPTTATEQRCRVVQESYTEQRTIGYRVKYRYRGEIFETRMDRDPGDRIPVAVTVTPVF, from the coding sequence ATGAAGACCCAGAACAAATTACTGATTGCCACCTTGACCGCCACTGTCTTTGCCGGCAGCGCCTACGCCGGTGGCCACAACGCGGGTCGCCACACCTATCGCGACTCCGCCAAAGTCATCGATGTGACGCCCATTTACCGCCAGATCGAGGTTTCCACACCGCGCGAGGAGTGCTGGCAGGAACAGGTGACCTACGAGGCGCCTGCCGGTCGCAGTTCGGCGACTCCGGTTATCCTCGGCAGCATCATTGGTGGCGTGATCGGCAATCAGATCGGCGATGGTCGGGGCCGCAAGATCGCCACTGTCGCGGGCACCCTGCTAGGGGCTTCGATCGGTGCCGACAACGCACACGCCAACACCCGTTACGCGCCAACGACCGCTACCGAGCAGCGCTGCCGCGTGGTGCAGGAGAGCTACACGGAACAACGCACGATTGGCTATCGGGTCAAGTACCGCTATCGCGGTGAAATCTTCGAGACCCGCATGGATCGCGATCCGGGCGACCGTATCCCGGTGGCGGTCACGGTCACTCCGGTCTTCTGA
- a CDS encoding DNA-binding response regulator yields MRVLIIEDEASLREQLLAQLRDHSYIAEAAADGEEGLYMAMEYPYDCAVIDLGLPKLSGIEVIRSARAADKRFPILILTARGRWQDKVEGLEAGADDYLVKPFHVEELLARLNALVRRAAGWTQPQREFGPLVLDTRAQAVFLDGQTIDLTAYEYRIIEYLMLHTGKVVSKVELTEHVYDQDFDRDSNVIEVFVGRLRKKLDPTGSLKPIETLRGQGYRFNPPLT; encoded by the coding sequence ATGCGTGTTCTGATCATCGAAGACGAAGCTTCGCTTCGCGAACAACTTCTGGCCCAACTCCGCGATCACAGCTATATCGCGGAGGCCGCCGCCGACGGCGAAGAGGGGCTGTACATGGCAATGGAATACCCCTACGACTGTGCCGTCATCGATCTTGGTCTCCCCAAACTGTCGGGCATCGAAGTGATTCGTTCCGCGCGCGCCGCCGACAAAAGGTTCCCGATCCTGATTCTGACCGCGCGGGGCCGCTGGCAGGACAAGGTGGAGGGGCTGGAGGCGGGGGCCGACGACTATCTGGTGAAACCGTTTCACGTCGAAGAGCTCCTGGCCCGGCTCAATGCCCTGGTACGGCGCGCGGCCGGCTGGACGCAACCCCAGCGGGAGTTCGGCCCGCTGGTGCTGGACACGCGCGCGCAAGCGGTGTTTTTGGATGGACAAACCATCGATCTCACCGCCTACGAATACCGGATCATCGAGTACCTGATGCTGCATACCGGCAAGGTGGTTTCCAAGGTCGAGTTGACCGAGCACGTCTACGATCAGGATTTCGATCGCGACAGCAATGTCATCGAGGTCTTCGTCGGACGTCTGCGTAAAAAGCTCGATCCCACCGGCAGCCTGAAACCGATCGAGACTCTGCGCGGCCAGGGCTACCGCTTTAACCCGCCTCTCACATGA
- a CDS encoding histidine kinase has translation MRAAGKPAGGIRLMRSLHGRLLLAASIVLTAFISITGFSLDRAFRQSAETALRDRLQGHIYALLAASEVSPDGRVRIARSLADPRFSTPGSGLYAQVTSATEGELWQSGSHLGQQLAYADDLAAGERRYTSITTDDGSALLELSFAIVWEGTTGTSHALTYHVAEHLKPLREQISSFRRTLWGWLTALAALLLGVQGLVVRWGLRPLRRVADDLSAIEAGKHQRLEGEYPRELASLTGNINALLRHERAQLERYRNTLGDLAHSLKTPLAVLGGLSDVPDISVEERGTLRDQVARMREIVDYQLQKAAMAGRSPLAAPLAVDEVVEKIVASLRKVYADKQLQISSTIDPQTRFRGELGDLMELAGNLLDNACKWGRHEVSIVAYPLSAKGGLCMSVEDDGPGIAELRANEILQRGVRADTHVPGHGIGLAMVRDIVEAYGGHITIGTAALGGARMVIELPA, from the coding sequence ATGCGGGCAGCGGGTAAACCCGCCGGCGGAATCCGGCTGATGCGTTCGCTGCACGGACGCCTGTTGCTGGCGGCCAGCATCGTCCTCACAGCCTTCATCAGCATCACCGGGTTTTCGCTGGATCGCGCTTTTCGTCAAAGCGCCGAAACCGCATTGCGCGATCGGTTGCAGGGGCACATCTACGCCTTGTTGGCCGCCTCCGAGGTTTCGCCCGACGGGCGCGTGCGCATCGCGCGTTCGCTGGCCGATCCGCGTTTCTCGACTCCGGGAAGCGGACTTTATGCCCAGGTGACTTCGGCAACCGAGGGGGAATTGTGGCAATCCGGCTCGCACCTGGGTCAGCAGCTCGCCTATGCGGACGATCTGGCTGCGGGCGAACGCCGGTATACAAGCATTACGACAGACGACGGGAGCGCCCTGCTGGAGCTCAGTTTTGCGATCGTCTGGGAAGGTACCACAGGCACCAGCCACGCCCTCACCTACCACGTGGCGGAACACCTGAAGCCTTTGCGCGAACAGATCAGCAGTTTTCGCCGCACACTCTGGGGCTGGTTGACCGCACTGGCCGCGCTGCTGCTTGGCGTCCAAGGCCTGGTGGTGCGCTGGGGACTGCGCCCACTGCGTCGTGTCGCCGATGATCTGTCAGCCATCGAGGCCGGAAAGCACCAGCGGCTCGAAGGCGAGTACCCCAGGGAACTGGCGTCTCTGACCGGCAATATCAACGCCCTCTTGCGTCACGAACGCGCCCAATTGGAACGTTACCGCAATACCCTCGGCGATCTGGCGCACAGCCTCAAGACACCCCTGGCCGTGCTCGGCGGCCTGAGCGACGTTCCTGACATTTCGGTCGAAGAGCGCGGCACGCTGCGCGATCAAGTCGCCCGGATGCGTGAAATCGTCGACTACCAGCTTCAGAAAGCAGCCATGGCCGGCCGGTCTCCGCTGGCCGCACCGTTGGCGGTGGATGAGGTGGTGGAGAAGATTGTCGCATCGCTGCGCAAAGTCTATGCCGACAAACAGCTGCAGATAAGCAGCACCATTGATCCGCAGACACGCTTTCGCGGAGAACTCGGCGATCTCATGGAACTGGCAGGCAACCTCCTGGATAACGCCTGTAAATGGGGTCGGCACGAAGTGAGCATCGTCGCGTATCCCCTCTCTGCCAAAGGGGGTCTCTGCATGAGCGTGGAAGACGACGGGCCCGGCATAGCTGAGCTCCGGGCCAACGAAATCCTGCAACGCGGTGTCAGGGCCGATACGCATGTGCCCGGGCACGGTATCGGCCTGGCAATGGTTCGCGATATTGTCGAGGCATATGGCGGTCACATTACAATCGGCACCGCTGCACTCGGCGGCGCGCGCATGGTGATCGAATTGCCCGCCTGA
- a CDS encoding butanol dehydrogenase, translating into MTGRGMSAVTILLVGAVIGVVAWGGFNWAMELTNTEEFCISCHEMEENVYSELQETIHFSNRTGVRATCPDCHVPREWVHKVVRKIKASNELYHKILGSVDTPEKFEAKRLQLAMNVWREMKDTDSRECRNCHHFDSMDLTRQESRSADRHEEAMDENRTCIDCHKGVAHSLPEGYEEAVEKAGL; encoded by the coding sequence ATGACTGGAAGAGGCATGAGTGCTGTGACCATACTTCTCGTGGGAGCGGTGATCGGCGTTGTCGCCTGGGGTGGTTTCAACTGGGCGATGGAACTTACCAATACCGAGGAGTTCTGCATCTCCTGCCATGAGATGGAAGAGAACGTCTACTCGGAATTACAGGAAACCATCCACTTCAGCAACCGCACCGGCGTGCGCGCCACGTGTCCCGATTGTCATGTACCGAGAGAGTGGGTGCACAAGGTCGTTCGGAAAATCAAGGCGAGCAACGAGCTCTATCACAAGATTCTGGGGTCCGTGGATACCCCGGAAAAATTCGAGGCCAAACGTCTGCAACTGGCCATGAACGTCTGGCGCGAGATGAAGGACACCGACTCACGCGAATGCCGCAACTGTCACCATTTCGACTCCATGGATCTTACACGTCAGGAATCACGCAGCGCTGATCGTCATGAAGAGGCCATGGATGAAAACCGCACCTGCATCGATTGCCACAAAGGCGTCGCCCACTCACTGCCGGAAGGTTACGAAGAGGCGGTGGAAAAAGCAGGTCTCTGA
- a CDS encoding ABC transporter ATP-binding protein, with translation MLRVDGIELYYGDAQALDGVTLEVPQGEIVAIVGANGAGKTSLIHAIAGIHAPQSGRITFDNQEITGWSSHRTCDLGIGQVAEGRQIFPTLSVLENLEMGAVIPRARAAQQQTLDRVLELFPRLRERRKQAAGTLSGGEQQMLAIGRCLMGQPSLIMFDEPSLGLAPRVVQEVFQVIRDLHDNGMTVLLVEQNVALSLRMAQHAYVLENGRIVTQGTGTELLRNPKVREAYMGL, from the coding sequence GTGCTGAGGGTCGATGGTATAGAGCTCTACTATGGTGACGCTCAGGCGCTGGATGGCGTAACGCTCGAAGTCCCGCAAGGGGAGATTGTAGCCATTGTTGGTGCAAATGGTGCCGGCAAGACCTCACTGATTCACGCCATTGCGGGTATTCACGCACCGCAGAGTGGGCGCATCACTTTTGACAATCAGGAGATCACCGGTTGGTCCAGCCACCGCACTTGCGACCTCGGCATTGGACAGGTTGCCGAGGGCAGGCAGATATTCCCCACTTTGAGCGTGCTCGAAAATCTGGAGATGGGGGCGGTTATCCCACGTGCCCGGGCAGCGCAACAACAGACATTGGACCGGGTTCTGGAGCTTTTCCCACGGCTTCGCGAGCGGCGCAAACAAGCAGCGGGTACGCTGTCGGGTGGCGAACAGCAGATGCTGGCCATCGGGCGTTGTCTGATGGGACAACCGAGCCTGATTATGTTTGATGAGCCCTCGCTGGGATTGGCACCACGGGTGGTGCAGGAAGTATTTCAAGTGATACGGGACCTCCACGACAACGGCATGACCGTATTGCTGGTCGAGCAGAACGTGGCTTTGTCGCTGCGTATGGCGCAGCATGCGTACGTACTGGAGAACGGGAGAATAGTGACCCAGGGAACCGGTACTGAGTTACTGCGCAATCCCAAGGTCAGGGAGGCTTACATGGGACTGTGA
- a CDS encoding ABC transporter ATP-binding protein encodes MSDATTPLLAAHYVSKSFSGLRAVADVSFEVVRNSVTALIGPNGAGKTTVFNLISGVCRPDSGHVELDGQSVMSLRPDQICRAGVGRTFQIAKPFGDLSVADNVAIGALSTTSSVKEARRRTRRILELLELGEESDKPAHSLTLPGRKRLEVARALATEPKILLLDEVMAGLRPTETDRMVEILRELNRSTGLTILLIEHVMRAVMALSERVVVLNHGKTICIGTPQEVVKDPQVLECYLGEEAPQC; translated from the coding sequence ATGAGCGATGCAACGACACCGCTGCTGGCTGCGCACTATGTATCCAAAAGTTTCAGCGGATTGCGTGCCGTCGCGGATGTCTCGTTTGAAGTGGTACGAAATAGCGTCACTGCGCTGATTGGACCCAATGGTGCCGGGAAGACGACTGTTTTCAATTTGATATCCGGCGTATGCCGCCCTGACAGTGGTCATGTCGAGCTGGATGGTCAATCCGTGATGAGCCTGCGCCCCGATCAGATTTGCAGAGCGGGGGTGGGAAGAACCTTTCAGATTGCCAAACCGTTTGGTGATCTGAGTGTTGCAGACAATGTGGCGATCGGTGCGCTGAGTACAACATCGTCGGTAAAAGAAGCACGGCGTCGAACACGTCGTATTCTCGAGTTGTTGGAACTCGGTGAAGAGAGCGACAAGCCGGCGCACAGTCTGACTTTGCCGGGCCGCAAACGACTTGAAGTGGCACGGGCGCTGGCCACGGAACCAAAAATACTGTTGCTCGATGAGGTCATGGCGGGGTTGCGCCCCACCGAGACCGATCGCATGGTAGAGATTCTACGCGAACTCAATCGCAGCACCGGACTCACGATACTGCTGATTGAGCATGTGATGCGTGCGGTGATGGCGTTGTCCGAACGGGTTGTGGTGCTGAACCATGGGAAGACAATCTGTATTGGGACACCGCAGGAAGTGGTGAAGGATCCTCAGGTGCTGGAATGCTATTTGGGAGAGGAAGCGCCGCAGTGCTGA
- a CDS encoding branched-chain amino acid ABC transporter permease, whose amino-acid sequence MRFALFENIPPVLLRWLCALAIALFCAPLFAGDYLLSILILILYFAYVGQAWNIMMGFAGQLSLGHSLYVGLGAYTAAALFVHFAVAPWLGVILAIGVSTAVGCGIGYLGFRFGVKGVYFALLTIAVAEFTRILFDHFGWVGGSSGLFLPVENRSENDLLNLRGSPAMFFYVILLLTFAALFINHLLLRSRIGYYWLAIREDQDAAEAVGVPVFRYKMLAVALSAGMTSIGGVFHAFYYNNLYPENIFSMHKSIEIILGPIIGGVGTLFGPILGAFILTTVGETLTHLTEGFAADGIKAFVYGICLLLIVFFRPSGVWPWLRQLLARERRHNP is encoded by the coding sequence ATGAGATTCGCGCTTTTTGAGAACATACCGCCCGTACTTCTGCGCTGGCTCTGCGCATTGGCGATCGCTCTGTTCTGTGCGCCGCTGTTTGCCGGTGACTATCTGCTGTCGATACTCATACTGATTCTCTATTTCGCATATGTCGGGCAGGCCTGGAACATCATGATGGGATTTGCCGGGCAGTTATCGCTTGGGCACTCCCTTTATGTCGGGCTCGGCGCCTATACCGCGGCCGCATTGTTTGTGCACTTTGCTGTGGCGCCCTGGCTGGGTGTGATACTGGCGATCGGTGTGTCGACCGCCGTGGGCTGCGGCATTGGTTATCTCGGATTTCGTTTTGGGGTGAAGGGGGTCTACTTTGCGCTGCTCACCATTGCGGTAGCGGAGTTTACGCGCATTCTTTTCGATCATTTCGGCTGGGTTGGAGGATCGAGCGGACTCTTCCTACCGGTGGAAAATCGTAGTGAAAACGATCTCCTCAACCTGCGCGGATCGCCGGCGATGTTTTTCTACGTCATTCTTCTATTGACGTTTGCCGCGTTGTTCATCAATCACCTTCTGCTGCGATCACGGATAGGCTACTACTGGTTGGCCATACGTGAGGACCAGGATGCGGCAGAGGCGGTGGGGGTGCCGGTTTTCAGGTATAAGATGCTCGCCGTCGCCCTTTCGGCAGGTATGACATCGATCGGTGGTGTATTCCACGCGTTCTATTACAACAACCTCTATCCGGAGAATATATTCTCCATGCACAAATCGATCGAGATAATCCTTGGTCCCATCATCGGGGGGGTCGGTACGCTGTTCGGCCCCATTCTCGGTGCCTTTATCCTGACCACGGTCGGCGAAACGCTGACCCACCTTACCGAAGGCTTTGCGGCGGATGGGATAAAGGCGTTCGTCTACGGTATTTGTCTGTTACTGATCGTATTCTTCCGGCCCAGCGGCGTGTGGCCCTGGTTGCGGCAGTTGTTGGCCCGTGAACGGAGACACAATCCATGA